Within the Gemmatimonadetes bacterium SCN 70-22 genome, the region GAGCGCTCGACCACATTCGCCGCGGGACGCTCACCCTCGACTCGGTCCGCACCGTGGTGCTCGACGAGGCCGACGAGATGCTCGACATGGGGTTCGCCGAAGACCTCGAGGCCATCCTCGAGGCGACGCCCGAGGAACGCCAGACCGCGCTGTTCTCGGCGACCCTTCCCCCGCGCATCGCCGCCATCGCCGGCCGGCACCTGCGCGACCCGGAGACGATCAAGATCGACCGCGAACCGGTCAGCGCCGGCAAGGCGGCCAAGGTGCGCCAGGTGGCCTACATCGTCCCGCGCGTCCACAAGATGGCCGCGCTGGGGCGCGTCCTCGACATCGAGCATCCCACGTCGGCCATCGTCTTCTGCCGCACCCGCACCGAGGTGGACGAGCTCACGGAGACGCTCAACGCACGCGGCTACCGCGCCGAGGCGCTGCACGGCGGGCTGTCGCAGGAGCAGCGCGACCGCGTGATGAAGAAGTTCCGGGCCAACAAGGCCGACCTCCTCGTGGCCACCGACGTTGCGGCTCGCGGCCTCGACGTCCAGCACGTCTCGCACGTGGTCAACTACGACGTCCCGTCGGCGTCGGAATCGTACGTCCATCGCATCGGGCGCACCGGGCGCGCGGGGCGCGAAGGGGTGGCGATCACGCTCGCCGAACCGCGCGAGCACCGCCTCCTGCGCAACATCGAGTTCCTCACCAAGCAGAAGATCGAGATCGCGCAGGTCCCCACGGTGGCCGACCTCCGCGCGCGCCGCCTCGAGCTGACGCGAGCCTCGCTGCGCGAGACCATCCTGGCCGGCGAGCTCGACGCGTATCGCGGGATCGTGGAGTCGCTGGCCGAGGAGTTCGACCTCATGGACGTGGCCGCCGCCGCGGTCAAACAGGTCGAGGCGCGCGACGGCGCCTCGGAAGAAGAGGAGGAGATTCCCGCCGTGGCTCCGCGACGGGAGCGCCGCCCCGAGGGGCGCGCGACGAGCGCCCCCGCGCGGCGCGGAGAGCGGGAAGACGCGGCCGGACGGGAAGAGCGTAGCGCTCGCTTCCGCCCGCGCATCTTCGAGCCGGAGGCGCCGCCGTCGAGCACCGCGCGGCGCGAGGCGGTTGGCCCCACCCGCGACAAGCGCCGGCGGACACGTGGGGCCGAGTGGGATGTGGCGCGTCTCTACATCGGCGCCGGACGCTCCGCCAAGGTGCGCCCCAGCGACCTGGTGGGAGCCATCGCCAACGAAGCGGGGATCGACGCCCGGGCCATCGGCGCGATCCAGATCGCCGACCGCTTCTCGATCGTCGAGGTCCCGGAGGAAGTCGCCGACGACATCGTGAGCGCCCTGCGCTCCTCGACCATCAAGGGACGTCAGGTCCTGGTGCGCCGCGACCGGGCGTGACCGGCGTCGCCTCGGCGACCACTCCGCACGACCACTCCGCACGACCAACCCGTGAAATGCCCATCGCCCGCTGTCGCCGTCAGGCGCCAGCGGGCGAGGCGTCGTAAGGCGTGCGCCAGGCGGCTACTTCTTCTTCTTCGGGATCGGCTTGCTGGCGTCGTAGAGCACC harbors:
- a CDS encoding heavy metal transporter — its product is MTSPPAEAHGDAGFAALALDPRVLSALDTLGYEEPTPIQRAAIPVLLTGVDVLAQAATGTGKTAAFALPLLHRLAPDAPARERTAALILVPTRELAMQVAEAVHRYGKVMGVVALPIYGGASMETQIRALKRGVDVVIATPGRALDHIRRGTLTLDSVRTVVLDEADEMLDMGFAEDLEAILEATPEERQTALFSATLPPRIAAIAGRHLRDPETIKIDREPVSAGKAAKVRQVAYIVPRVHKMAALGRVLDIEHPTSAIVFCRTRTEVDELTETLNARGYRAEALHGGLSQEQRDRVMKKFRANKADLLVATDVAARGLDVQHVSHVVNYDVPSASESYVHRIGRTGRAGREGVAITLAEPREHRLLRNIEFLTKQKIEIAQVPTVADLRARRLELTRASLRETILAGELDAYRGIVESLAEEFDLMDVAAAAVKQVEARDGASEEEEEIPAVAPRRERRPEGRATSAPARRGEREDAAGREERSARFRPRIFEPEAPPSSTARREAVGPTRDKRRRTRGAEWDVARLYIGAGRSAKVRPSDLVGAIANEAGIDARAIGAIQIADRFSIVEVPEEVADDIVSALRSSTIKGRQVLVRRDRA